GCGGATCGACTGCGGCGAGGGCATACCCCGGGAGATGATCTCGTTCAACCGGCTGTGAGCTCGACCCAGTCGAACTCATGGCCGCACGGCGGCCCCTCGGCGACACCGAACCGGCGCTCGTCGAGATCCATCAGCACCGTGTAGACGGTCTCCGAGCGCTCGAGATAGACATCGCGCTCGTCGACGTGCCGGCAGATCGCGTTCGGGTAGCTCTGGTGGTCGCGGAGGATCTCCGCCAGGTCGTCGTCGGTCAGCTTGCCCGGCTCGGCCGCAGCGGTCAGCAGCCGCCGGGCCCGGGCGGCCCGGAAGAGCGTCGACCCGCCGAAGTCGTTGACCAGGTCACGCACGGGCAACACGGTCTCCAGGTGGTTGGCGTGCGCGATCACCCCGTCGGCCGGGTGCAGCCAGCCGGCCGCACCGGGCACCAACTCCAGGTCGATCAACTCGCCACCGGCGGGGCCGGCCTGGCCGAGCAGCAGGTTCATCGAGGCGTTGCGGGGGCTCGGCACGACCGCCTTGAGCGCGCGCCCGAGGGTGTCGGCTTCGAGCGCCGCGCGCAGCACCACGTGGTAGGGCACCCCGGGACGGTTCGGGTCGGCGCCGTCGCGGTCAGTGGTCAACATGTTGACGCAGATGCCGATTCCGGCGGAGTTGAGCCCGGCCTTGGCGAGCATGCCGGCCTCGGTGAGCGCGACGACCCGGTGGCCGTGCTCGTCGGTCGTGCTCAGCAGCACCATCGCCTGCCGCTGGTCAGGGTGCCAGTCCCAGTTTTGCGCCATCAGCGTGTGACCGGTCGCGGTGTGCGTGCCGAGCGCGCCGAGCACCGTGCAGCCACCGGCGGCGCCGTCGGGCGGCGTACCGTAGATCAATTCGGTTCGGGCATTGACCGCATAAAGGTCACCCACCGCGACCCCAGCGCCCTCGGCGGTGCCATCGAGCATCTCGGCGATCCGCGGGTAGAGCTTCACGGTCTCGCCGCGGAACGTCTCGCCCGCCGCGCGCGTCACGTCGGGCCCGAGCCCCACGGCCCGGAACCGCCGGGCGTAGAGATCCAGGTTGGCGGCGATCCGATCGCGTGCGGCCTGCCCGTAGGCGATGCCGCATTCGCCCGGTGTGCCACTGACTTCGACGTAAGGGACAGGCAGTGTCATGTCCCTGACGGTAATCCCTAAGAGGTCCCTCCGGGAGATCTCCGGAGCCGGACCGGGGCGCGACTGACCTACGCTGGCCGGATGGAACCCGTGGTAGACGAGACAAGCGTGCTGGTCGACGGCCCCTGGACGCACCGTTCGGTTGGCGCCAACGGCAACCGCTTCCACGTGGTCGAGGCCGGCGCCGGCCCGCTGGTGCTGTTCCTGCACGGCTTTCCCGAGTTCTGGTGGGCCTGGCACGAGATGCTGCCCGCAGTGGCCGATGCCGGCTTCCGGGCCGTCGCGGTGGATATGCGGGGATACGGCGCCAGCGACAAACCGCCCAGGGGGTACGACGGGTTCACGATGGCCGCCGACGTCACCGGCCTGATCCGCGCACTGGGCGAGCGGGAGGCAACGATCGTCGGCGCCGGCTTCGGCGGGATGGTCGGCTGGGCCGCCGCCGCGTTCCACCCGAAGATGGTGCGCCGGCTGGTGGTGCTCGGCGCCGCGCACCCGCTCCGGCTACGCGCGGCGATCTTCGCCGACCCACGCGGCCAGTTCAACGCCGCGACCCCGACACTGCGTTTCCAGCTCCCGCGCTACGAGCACGTGCTGGTCCGCGACGGCGCGAAGATGGTCGGCGACTTCCTGCGCCAGTGGTCCGGCCCGGCGTGGAAGCAGTCGGCCGGGTTCGACGACTACATCGCGCGCTGCCAGGAGGCGATGCGGATCCCGCAGGTCGCGTTCTGCGCGCTGGAGGGCTATCGCTGGGCGTTCCGCTCGGCGCTGCGGCTGCACGGCTATCGCTTCGTCAAGCAGATGCAGACGCCGCTGATCACGCCGACCTTGCAACTGCACGGGGCGCTAGACAACGCGGTGCTGCCGCGGACGGCGCAAGGATCAGGACGTTACTGCGTCGCACCGTACGAGTGGCGCCTGCTGGATGGCGTCGGCCACTACCCACATCTCGAGGCACCCGACCTGGTGCTCGGCGAGGTGCTGCGCTGGGCTAAATCCTAGGCGCGTTGTTCGCGCAGGTCGCGGACCTCGTTGGCGGGTGCCCAGCCCTGGTAGACACCGAAGTCGAACGGTTCGAGGCCGAGCGACTCGGCGATCGGGGCCCGCCCGCCCGTGTATTCGACCCGCAACCAGCCGTCGTGCTCCGCCAGCACGATGAACGGCTCGCCTTTCCAGGAGCAGGTGGTGCGCACGTAGGCGACCTCGTCGACCTCGGCCACCGGGACGACCCGGACGTAACGGCCGGTGCGCACTTCGGTGAAGCCGTCGCCGGGATCCGGCTGGTAGATCCGGACCTGTTCGCCGTCGGGGCTGGCGTCGTATTCCCGGTCCTGCCAGCGGGCCACGTACCCGTCACGCATCACTGGTCATCAACCCGATTCCACCCCGGCGCGTCGGCGTCGAGCACGGCGACCAGCTTCTCCGACCCGTCGGCGCGGATCAACCAGAGCTGCGCGCCGTGCGGCAGTCGGGCACTGTCCACCTTGAACTCCGCGATGACCTCACTGCCCTCACCGGGCGCGAACCCGTTGCCGCGGAAGGGCCCGCGCTCGATGACCCAGCCCTCCATCGCGCGCATCGCGGTCTCGTTCTGGCCGCCGTAAGGGATCCGGTAGAGGCTCGGCCGGTAGGCGGGCCAACGCAACACATAGACCTCGTCGGCGCCGGCGTCGAAGGGGCTGTTGGCGTAGCCCAGGCCGAGCGCGGTGAACAGCTGTGCCGGGCTGCTGAGGTGAGAGACTTCGGCGACCCGGTGCACGAACCCGGAAACCCGGTCATACCCGCGCTCCAGGTAGTAGTCGACCTGGCTCGGCGCGATCGTCTTCTGCATCATCGTCGGCAGCGCCGCATCCACTGCGGCCGGTGCGGGTGCCGGCTTCGGCGCCTCCTGCTTGGGCGCGGCCGCGACCACCGGCTCGTCGTCGCCGGCGTCGAGCCCAACCTCGGCGGCCCAGCTCGCGAGCGCCACGATCTGGGCCCCGGGTAGCTTCGCGCCCACCGGCGTGCCCGGGTTGACGGCGAACGACCAGTTTTCCTGCGGCCAGCGACTGATCAGCCGAACGAACTTGACGGTAACCGTCTCGTGCCCGTTGTCGAGGTGCTCGGCCATCCGCTCCGGCGACGTGAACACCACGACGTAGGGCTGGTCGTCGATCGTCTCGGTGCGCCAGACGAACCCGTCGCCACCCGGCTTGGCGCCGGCGCTCGAATCGCTGGAGACGGGCAGCAGCACCCGGGCGAGCAGCAACGTCGACAGGAAGGTGTCGGTGTTGCCGCTACCGGCGGCGGTGAGCAGGCTTTCCTCGACGTCGTTGGCCGGCCGGAAGTCGGCGGGCACCTCAGCGGTGAAAAGGCTGGTGTCGGCGGGCGGCTGGCCCGCCGCGGGCGCGGCCTGATCCAACCAGGACGGTGTCGGTGCGGTCGCCCAGGCCTGCGAGGTCGACGGAGCGTCTGCCGCCGCGAACGGTGTGACCGGCGTGCTGCTGGACCAACCCGCGTGCGGGTCGCTCCCCTGGGTGGCGGCCTCGGTTTGGGTCGCCGGTGCGCTGTCTCGCCAGAGGTCCGCGGCGTCCGGTTGCGCGTCAACCGGTCCCGGTGCCCACCGCTGGTCTTCGCCGCGCGGCGCTTCTGCCGCGGCCGCCGCATCGTCGTGGTCGAGCCAGAGCTCGGCGTAGCTGGAGTCCGTCGCCGCCGCCGGCGCGTCGTCGCTCGGCGATGGCGTGCGGTCGTGCCAGATCTCAGTGGCGGAGGGCTCCGGAGCTTTCTCGGCGGCGGCTGCGCGATCCAGCCACATCTCCGCCGCGCTGGGCTCCGCGGTCCCCGCCTCGGACGGCGCGGCGCTGTCGGACCATAGTCCGCTCGTCTGCGGCTTCTCGGCAGTGCCGGCTTCCGACCATGACTGCGCGGCGGTGTTCGCGTGCGGCTTCACGCCCTCCGGCCCGTCAGTGTCGGGCTGTTGCGGTGCTGCCAGTGCCCCACCGTCCGACCACGTCTCAGCGGCCACACCGGCATTCGCCGGCTCGCTGCCCGACCACGCCTGCGCGGCGGCCCCAGGAGCCGCTTGCGACCGCTGGGTATCAGCCGGCGGCTTGCTGTCCGACCACAGGTCCGGGGCGGCATCGGAAGCCGCTGGCGACCGATCGGTGCCAGCCTGCGCTTGCGACGGCGTCTGACTCTCGGACCGCATCCGCGCCGCATCGGCAGTTGCCGTCGAGCCGGCACCCGCCGACGGCCTACCGTCGGCCCAGAGATCCGCCAGAGCCCCGGCCGCCGAAGACCGCTCGGCCTCAGCCGGCACATCCGGCGCCTTGCTGTCAGACCACAAGTCCGCCGCAGAGTCGGCCGTTGGGGATCGCCCGGCGCCTGCGGGCGACGTGGCTGACGACTCGTCGGACGACGTACTGTCCGACCACAAGTCCGTGGCTGCGCTAGAGGCCGCCCGCGGCCTATCGGCGCCACCCGACACGTCGGACGACGACCCGCTGTCCGACCACAAGTCAGTCGCCGCGCCAGAAGCCGCCCGCAGCTCGTCAGCGGCACGCGACATGTCGGAGGACGGCCTACTGTCCGACCACAAGTCCGTGGCTGCGCTAGAGGCCGCCCGCGGCCCATCGGCGCCACCCGACATGTCGGACGACGACCCACTGTCCGACCACAAGTCGGTCGCCGCAGTAGACGCTGATCGCGGGCCGTCAGCGCCGGCCGACGACCGGCTATCCGTCCGAGCGCTGGCGGCCGCCTTCGCACTGTCGGACCCGTCCGATACGTCCGCCGAGCTGCTGTCTGACCACACGTCGGCCACCGCGCTGCGGGCCGGCTCTGACGACGGCGTGCTGTCTGACCACAGGTCCGTCGCCGCGCTCGGAACGGCCTGCGGCCGGGCGGCGGCGGCCGGCACGTCGGACGGATTGCCGTCGGACCACCGGTTCGTCGCAGCCGAGGACCGCTCGGCGTCAGAGGGCACGTCGGACGGCGGCTTGCTGTCTGACCACAGGTCGGTCGTCGCGCTGGGAATCGCTGCCGGCCTGTCGGCACCAGCCGGCACGCCGGGCGACGGTTTGCTGTCGGACCACATCTGCGCCGCGGTTGCCGACGAACGGTCAGCGCGACCGGCCTCGGCGGACGAGGTGCCGTCGGGGCGGAGTTGCGACACCGCCGGCGACTGCGCGGTGCCCGGCGATGGCCTGCTGTCCGAGCCGACCTGCGCCGAGGCGGTGTGCGAGCGGCCGCCGGGTGCCTGGGCCGGCGATGCGTCATTGGGCCATCGCTGCGGCGCGGCCGACGCCGGGCGCGGCGGCTCGGCTCGGGCCGGGACCTCGGGAGTCGATGGGGGCTTGCTGTCTGCCCACAACTGCGGCGCCGCTGGTGTTGGGCTGCCGGCGGGGATCGCCGTCGAGCCCTCGGGAGCCGCGGCGGACCCGCGGTTGGACCACACCTTTGCCAAGGTTGACGCGCTTCGACCGGGCTTGCCGGCCGGCGGCTGCTCGGGCCAGGCCCGTCCGGGCGGCGTCGCGCCGGGGGTGCCGGCGTCGCTGGGCCGATCATCCGGACGCGGCGGCGCGGCCTCCGCCGCCCTCGTCGGGCCGGTGACCGGGTGGTCGGGCCAGAGTTGCCCGACGGTCGCCGCGGCGGCGCCGCTCGCGGGCGGACTGCCTGGCCTGCGCACCGGCAAGGGTGCCGAGTCGGTCTGCCGGGGCGGGTGCTCGGGTCGGGCTTGCGGCCCGCGCGAACCCGGGCTGTCTGATCCGCCGGGTGTCACGGAGCCGGGCCGGGCCTGGGGTGCGGGCGCAGCCGCGGCCGGCCAGGCCGGCGCCGGACGGGCTGGTGGTGTGCTGTCGGCCCATCCGGGTGCGCCGGGGTCGCGACCAGGCGCGGGCCTGGGCGGCGTCGGGGAGGCGGTGGGCGTACCCGCGGATGGTCTGGTTTCGGTTGGCACGCTGGCGCTGGCAGCCGCGTTGGCCGGCGACCAGTTGGTCTGGCGTGGGTCGTCGCGGGCGGCCGGCTGGCCGGGCCAACCCGGTGTGGCCGGGCGCCGTGGCGGCTCGGGGTCGGCCTCGGCTCCGCCGAAGAAGCCACCGCCCGACGTGGGCCTGGCCGGGGGTTGCGGAACGGGCGGCGGCGCGCCGAAACGGGCGGGCGGGGTCGCCCGCGCCGGGTCGTCGCGGAACGGGGAGCGCGGGCGCATCGGGGGCGCGGACTGGTCGATGACCTCGCGCGGCGGCTCCACAGGTGGGCGAAGCGGCCGGCGCGGCGGCGGGCCGCCCTGAACGACGGGCGGCGGCCAGGCTGTCGCCTCGCCGTTGGCCGCGGGCTGGCGGTCGTAGCCGTTGCCGCTCGGCTGCGAACGGTGTGGCGTGACGTCGGTGACCTGCGGCTGCGGGACCGGCCGGTAGGGCGGCGGGGTCGCGGGCGACGACGGGGTGGCATCGGTCGGGGCAACGCCCGCCCGCCGGCGGATCGAGGCGAGCGGCGAGTCGTAGCCGGGCGGCCGGGTCGGGCGATTGCGCTGCGGTGGCTCGATGCTGTCGGGCTCGAGGACCGGCCCGACCGCGGCCGCGGCACGGTCGACGAACGGCGGCTCGACGATCTCGCCCTGGACGACCTGCCCGGGGACAGTGGCCCGGGCGCGGGCGCGCGCGGCTGACTCGGCCCGGTCAAGGCGGGCGCGGGCGCCCATGGTGCGGCCGGGCAGGCGGACGTCACCGCGGGCTAGCTGCGAGACGAACCAGGCCGGCAGGTAGCCCTCGATCGGCAGGCCCGGGTTGACCGCGAGCCACCACTCCAGGTTGGGCCAACTCGCGGCGAGGTCGTGGTAGGGCATGCGGCGGGCGGACCCCGCGTTGTCGGCCAGGCAGACGCGCAGCGCCTCACCGGACGTGAAAGCGAGGACGTGCGTGCGGCCGTTGGTGGTCCAGGTGCCCCAGCCGACCGGAGCACGACCGGCGAGCGCCTCTGACGACACGGGCAGCAGCAGCTCGGAGCGGGCCAGGATGCGGAAGTAGAGTTCCTGGTCGCCGGCGCGGAGCGCGTCTCGCATCGCGGCCTCGACCTCGGTGGCCGGTTCCCAGTCGGTCACGGCCACCCCCTTCCCGGACAGGCCAGACGCATCGCGTACAACCTACAAGGTGTCGGCTAGATCACGATGTAGGGACGTCACGGGCGGTCTCGCCGTGCCCACCGTCGATACCATCCCGAGCCGGCACCGCCGCTTTCTCCCTGTCAATCGTCATCTTGCCAGTTGCCCATGTTTCCGTCACGGTCCCGCCAACCCGGGCGGGCACGCTCCCAACCGCGGCCCGGTCGCCTAGCTCCCGAGGCCACGATCCCGCTTCCCAGGCGGACAACGCGTCGACCTGGGAATCGGCACCGGCGTGACGGTAGCGGTAGTCGCCTGCGTCGTGGTCCAGGATCACCCTCAACGCCGCTCCCGGGTGACAAGCGGCACGGACTTTCTGGACACGACGGGCACCCGGGCTAGTGGAAGAGGTTGACGTTTCTCTTCTCCGTGCTCAGGTAGTCGGCGGCGGAGTCGTCGAGGGCCAGCTTGATGTCGCGCAGCATGGCCTGTAGGTCAGCCGAGGCGGTGCGCCAGCGGGACTGGCGCTGGTCGTAGGCCTGCCGCGCGTCGCCGTCCCAGGTGGCTATCAGGGGCGCGGCGTCACGTTCGAGCTGGGCCAGTTGGGTGTCGAGGGTGTTCAGGGCCTTCTGGATGTCGGCGCTGGCCTGCTGCAAGGCCGGAAAGTTGACGACCAGGATGTCGTCGTTCATCGGATGGCTCCTCTACAACGGCAGCTGGATGGTGGCGATCCGGGTGGCGGCGTCGCTGTCGGAGGCCTCGTATTGCCGGCCGGCGGTGCGGATCGCGCCGGCCGTTTCGCGGAGGGCCCGCTGCATCGCCGCCTGGTCGTGCGACCACTGCTGTTTGACCTGCTCGAACGAGCGACCGCCCGCGCCACGCCACGCGGTCTGCAGGACGGCGAGCTCGGCCATGAGGCTGGTCAGCATGCTC
This genomic interval from Asanoa ferruginea contains the following:
- a CDS encoding C45 family autoproteolytic acyltransferase/hydolase — protein: MTLPVPYVEVSGTPGECGIAYGQAARDRIAANLDLYARRFRAVGLGPDVTRAAGETFRGETVKLYPRIAEMLDGTAEGAGVAVGDLYAVNARTELIYGTPPDGAAGGCTVLGALGTHTATGHTLMAQNWDWHPDQRQAMVLLSTTDEHGHRVVALTEAGMLAKAGLNSAGIGICVNMLTTDRDGADPNRPGVPYHVVLRAALEADTLGRALKAVVPSPRNASMNLLLGQAGPAGGELIDLELVPGAAGWLHPADGVIAHANHLETVLPVRDLVNDFGGSTLFRAARARRLLTAAAEPGKLTDDDLAEILRDHQSYPNAICRHVDERDVYLERSETVYTVLMDLDERRFGVAEGPPCGHEFDWVELTAG
- a CDS encoding alpha/beta fold hydrolase, with protein sequence MEPVVDETSVLVDGPWTHRSVGANGNRFHVVEAGAGPLVLFLHGFPEFWWAWHEMLPAVADAGFRAVAVDMRGYGASDKPPRGYDGFTMAADVTGLIRALGEREATIVGAGFGGMVGWAAAAFHPKMVRRLVVLGAAHPLRLRAAIFADPRGQFNAATPTLRFQLPRYEHVLVRDGAKMVGDFLRQWSGPAWKQSAGFDDYIARCQEAMRIPQVAFCALEGYRWAFRSALRLHGYRFVKQMQTPLITPTLQLHGALDNAVLPRTAQGSGRYCVAPYEWRLLDGVGHYPHLEAPDLVLGEVLRWAKS
- a CDS encoding WXG100 family type VII secretion target, whose translation is MNDDILVVNFPALQQASADIQKALNTLDTQLAQLERDAAPLIATWDGDARQAYDQRQSRWRTASADLQAMLRDIKLALDDSAADYLSTEKRNVNLFH
- a CDS encoding WXG100 family type VII secretion target; its protein translation is MSQTQAQAAVMQQTAARFEQVDESLQSMLTSLMAELAVLQTAWRGAGGRSFEQVKQQWSHDQAAMQRALRETAGAIRTAGRQYEASDSDAATRIATIQLPL